GGAATGCGCCGAAGCCCGGCTTTGGCAGATTGAATAGGATCGGATGATGCGCAAACTCGATACCAGAACCATTGTCGTCGCCAGCCACAATGCCGGCAAGATCGCTGAAATTGCCGACCTGATCGGCCCCTTCGGCTTTGCTGCCAAATCGGCCAAGGAACTCGGCTTCATCGAGCCGGACGAAACCGGCACGACATTCGAAGAAAACGCTGCCATCAAGGCCCTGGCTTCGGCAAAAGCCTCTGGCCTGCCGGCGCTGTCTGATGATTCCGGTCTGGTCATCGATGCCTTGGACGGCGCGCCGGGCGTCTATACCGCCAATTGGGCCGAGCGCGAGGATGGCAGCCGCGATTTTGCCATGGCCATGGAAAAGGTCGAGCATGCCTTGCAGGAAAAAGGCGCGGCAACACTTGAGAGCCGGACGGCTCGTTTTGTCAGCGTGCTGTGTCTGGGCTGGCCCGATGGCCATACCGAGTTTTTCCGAGGTGAAGTGGAAGGTGTGGTCGCCTGGCCGCCCCGCGGCACCTCCGGCTTTGGATACGATCCGATCTTCCAGCCAGAAGGATTTTCGACCACGTTTGGCGAAATGACCTCGGAAGAAAAACACGGCTGGAAGCCGGGCGATGCGCAAGCCCTGTCGCACCGGGCGCGCGCTTTCAAGCTCTTCGTCGAAACCTGCCTGAACGCCTGAGGATTTATGGCCGAGCCAACGTCGCTTCTCCTTCCAGACACCGGCGAACCGGGCTTTGGCATCTATATTCACTGGCCGTTCTGCGCGGCCAAATGCCCCTATTGTGACTTCAACAGCCATGTCCGCCACCAGAAGGTCGACCAGCCGCGCTTCACGGCAGCTTTCCTGAAGGAAATGGAGACGATGCGGGCCATGAGCGGCCCCAAGACCGTTACCAGCATCTTCCTCGGCGGCGGTACGCCTTCGCTGATGGACCCGGCCACGGTGGGTGCCATCCTGGACGGAATCGCCCGCTACTGGACCGTGCCGCGTGGCATCGAGATCACCATGGAAGCCAATCCGACCAGCGTCGAAGCCGAACGGTTTCGGGGCTATCGGTCAGCTGGCGTCAACCGGGTGTCGCTCGGCGTGCAAGCGCTCAATGATGCCGATCTGAAATTTCTGGGCCGGATGCATTCGGTGGAGGATGCACTGAAAGCCGTCCGGCTGGCACGCGAGATTTTCCCGCGCATGTCCTTCGACCTGATCTATGCCCGTCCCAATCAGACGATTGCCGATTGGGATGCCGAGTTGAAGCTGGCGATTTCCTATGCGGTGGACCATCTGTCGCTCTATCAGCTGACCATCGAGGAAGGCACGCCATTCTTCGGCCTGCACAAGGCTGGCAAGATCATTACACCCGATGAGGAACATGCGGCCCAGCTCTATGAGGCGACGCAGGAGATCACCGAGCGCGAAGGCCTGCCCGCCTATGAGGTTTCCAACCATGCGCGGCCCGGCGCCGAGAGCCGTCACAACCTGACCTATTGGCGCTATGGTGATTATGCCGGTATTGGCCCTGGCGCCCATGGACGGCTGACGCAGGGCCATGAAAAACTGGCGACCGCCACCGAAAAACACCCGGAAACCTGGCTTTCAGCGGTCGAACAGAACGGCCACGGCATGGTCATCCAGGACGCGCTGGGTTCCGAAGAACAGTCCGACGAATTGCTGCTGATGGGCCTCAGGCTGCGCGAAGGCGTCGATCTCGCCCGTTGGCAGCAATTGTCCGGTCGCGATCCGGACCCGGTCCGCGAACAATTTTTACTGGAACACGGATTTATCGAACGTCTCGGCAATTCCCGGCTGCGCTGCACGCCAAAAGGCATGCTGGTTCTGGATGCCGTCGTGGCAGATCTCGCCTGCTGAGCAATCATAAACAGACGCAAGGATAGAGGGAGAAGCGTCAATGCCCGTAGATGATGCCTTTGCGCTGCATGACATGGCCGTTTTCTATGACAGCTTCAACATTCATGGCGAAGACGGGGATTTCTACGACGCCTATCCAAAAACGCCCTGCCGAATTCTCGATATCGGCTGCGGCACAGGCTCGGTGACGCTCCGGCTGGCAAGACGCGGCCATCAGGTGACAGGGATCGATCCCGCGCCGGGCATGTTGGCTCTGGCAAAAGCCAAAGATAAGGAAGGGTTGGTGCGCTGGATTGCCGCCAATGCCTTCGATCTCAATCTCGATAGAGAGCAATTCGATCTGATCATCATGACCGGCCATGTCTTTCAGGTCTTTCTCGATGATGAAGAAACCCTTCTGGCGCTCACCAATGCCCGCCGCCATCTCTCGCCGGGTGGACAGATGATCATCGAGAGCCGCAACCCGCTGCTGCGCGCCTGGGAAGGATGGACCGAAGCCACAACCCGCAACACAGCGCAGGTGCCTGGTATCGGCTCTGTCGAGGTTTTCTATCAGGTCGACAGGACCGAAGGGGAGCATGTCACCTTTGACGCGACCTTCACGCTGCTGGAGACCGGTGAACAACGGATCAGTCGCAGTTGCCTGCGTTTCCCTGGTAGCGGCAAGATCGAACAGCTCTTCAAGGCAGCCGGGTTCAAGAGCATCGACATGCTCGGCTGGTGGGATGGCCGCCGCTTTGAGCCGACCAGCCCGGAAATCATTGCCATCGCCAGCGTCTGAGGCGACACGGCGCGTGCGGTCAGGCGACTGCCCGCCGGCGAAGCCGACGCCATAGCCTGCCATCGATGGCGGCAAGTCCGAGCGCGATCAAGACCATGCCGACCAGATGGCGGGGGGCGACCTGGTCTCCCAGCACCAAAGCCCCCAGCAGAATGGCGCTGGGGGGAATAAGGATGGTAACCAGCATCAGGTTGGTGGCACCAGCCGTCGACAATATCCGGAAAAACAGCACATAGCCGACAGCTGTTGACAGCAATGCCAGTCCCAGCAGAGCCGCAATGCTGTCGAGACCGGGAACGGGCAAGGTCCAGGGGGCGTCGACTATCAGCGTGATCGGCAGGAGCACCATCGTTGCCGCCGTCACCTGGCCCGCGGCGGGCAAGAGAGGGGCTAATCCCATCGCCTTGAAGCGCCGCCCGAAAAGACCGGCAAAGGCATAGGAAACTGCCGCCAGCATCACGGCCAACTCACCCCAGAGATCGGCACCGAGATGTCCGAGCACGGCGGGGCCGATCATAACCGCCACACCGGCAACCCCGATCAGCACACCGGCCAGCCGGTTGGCGGTCAGCTTCTCATCGGCGGTCAGAAAATGCGCGATGATCACGCCGAACAGCGGCGTCGTCGCGTTGAAAATCGCCGCCAACCCGACCGGAATATGGGTCTGGCCCCAGACGATCAGGGTGAAGGGAATAACATTGTTGAGAAGGCCCATGCCGAGAAAGGCAAGCCAAACCTTACCGCTGCGCGGAACCGACTGGCCCGACAGGTGGACGATGATCCACAGCGCCATTGCGGCAAGCGCAACACGGGCGGTGACGATGGTCAGCGGCGGCCAGACCTTTACCAGAATGCCGATGAACAGGAAGGAGCCGCCCCATAGCACCGAAAGCACCAGCAGCATCGCCCATTCCTGGGCACCCATCTGTTTTTGCATAACCGGCCTCTCACCATGTCTCTTTATCGGAGATGGTTATTGCTCTTTTGGAGCAGGGTCGCCACCCGTTTCTTGCGGATTTACAATCCATCTCCTCTGCCAATGACAAGAAAACAGCGCCATTTGTCCGTGAAGACAAATGGCGCTGTGATCTACAAAAAGCATAGGGAGGCCAAGCGAGGCGACGATCCGATTACTCGTTGATCAGGCGGCGCAGCAGCTCGATTTCCTGCGACAATTTCTGGTCGCCGGAGATCAGTTCCTCGATCTTGCGCACGGCATGCAGTACCGTGGTGTGATCGCGGCCACCGAAACGACGGCCAATTTCCGGGAAAGACCGGGGCGTCAGGGTCTTTGACAGATACATAGCGATCTGGCGCGGCTTGACGATGACACGAGTGCGGCGGTTGGACACCAATTCCTGGCGCGAGACATTGTAATGGCGTGCAACAACACGCTGAATGTCTTCGATGCGAACCCGCTTCTGCTCGGCAGCACCGACCAGATGGGCCAGCAGCTCATCGACGCGCTCAATGGTCATATTGGCTTCGAACGAACGGCGGAACAGCAGCTGGTTGAACGCACCTTCCAGATCACGGCCTGAGCTGGCGACATTGCGGGCCACATGGGCGATGATCTCGGCTGGAATTTCCAGGCTCGGATCTTCTTTCTTGGCCAGTGCCAACCTTGTCTTCAGCATGTCGAGGCGCATGTCGTAATCAGGCGCCTCCATCTCGATGGCAACGCCGCCTTGCAGGCGCGAGCGAACGCGCTGATCAAGCGATTCCAGCTCCCAGGGCGCGCGGTCGGCGGCCACGACCACCTGCTTGGCGCTGTCGAGCAGCATGTTCAGCAAATGGCAGAATTCATGCTGGATGGTTTTACCTTGGAGGAACTGCATGTCGTCAATGATCAACAGGTCGATATTGCGCAGCGAGTCCTTCAAAGTCAGAGCATCGTTGTCGCGGATGGCCGTGGCAAAGCGCCACATAAAATATTCCGCCGTCAGATAGACGACGCGCGGCGCACGAGGGCTATGGATTGCAGCATTGGCGATGGCCTGGAGCAGATGCGTCTTGCCCAGACCGACCGACGAATGAATGAACAACGGATTGAAGCGCACCGCACCTGCACCGGCCTCAGCAATGGTCTTGGCGGCGGCAACCGCAACTCGGTTGGACGCGCCTTCGACGAAACCGTCAAAGGTATAGCGGCTGTCGAGCGGCGAGCCGAACAACGGTCCCTGTACGGGAGCGCGCTGCGGTGCTGCGGCATTGGCGATGGCAGGTGCCATCTGGCCAATGCTTTGCGGCGCCTGACGCTTCTGGGAAGACGACAGGGAGGGTTCGACGGCACGGTCTTCGACAACCGGCGCCCGGCTATTGCGGCTGGCGCTCCGCACCAGGATTTCGATCTTCAGGATGCTGGCGTCTTCCGCCTGGAAAATCGAGGTAATCAGGTCGAGATAACGATTGTTGATCCAGGACTTCAGGAAGGTCGTCGGCACGCTGAGCCGGATAACGCTCTTTGAAGAGGAATGCAGTTTCAACCGACCAAACCAGCTGGCAAACACATCCGGGCCGACCTGGGCCCGCAGCCGGGCACTGAACCGCTCGAACAGCGCATCGTATCGAACTTCATCGCCTGCCACCGTATCGTCTACCACCGCATTCGGGCCGCCTGTCGCGTCAGGGCTAACGGCCTGATCTATCGTGCGCGCCTCGTCCCCACTGGCTGCTGCACTTGCCGTTACCATCTTCATCTGCATCTCGCCGCCTTCCAATTGTCCACATGTGCCGGCCAGTTGCCATTGCTGGCCGACGCTTCAAGTTCTTGCATTTGACTGCCTGAGACTTCCAACACCGACATCCCCTCGTAAGGACACCGGTCTCGTCAGGCATTCACCATCATGCATTCTCACAGCAGCATGCGTCTTAAAGAACGCAAACCATGCTGATCATCATATCTGCCAAATGGAGCTCCTCAATCCGCATTGCCTAATTTAATGCAGCAGGGAATGAGCATATGCCGTTATGACACAGGTATTTCGTTCAAGGCCCTTCATCCTCGTTTATGTCGGGCCAGTCTTTCCCTCTCTTATTCAGAAATTTAAATAGTATGCTTCCAACTTAAGCTGGACACACAAACTCCAACTCTCGTTTCCTGAAATGGAAACGAGTTCCGTATGAGAACCAATGTATGATGAAACGAAACTGAGCCGTTCCGCCCGGAGAGGATTTTCAGAAAAACCAGCTTTTGCAGCTTGTGTCTTTCCGACAGGAGCCAAGATCCGCACCTCTCTTGAAATGCATTTAGGCAGGATCGAATGCCGAGATCAACAATGAATTTTACCTAAAATTAACAGCGCGCCATTGACTCCGTCCCGGAAGTTTCCCGGAGCACAAAAGCCAAAAAAGAATCGCTTTTGAATCAAGGAGTTTGGCGGGCTCCATCATTGCAAGCCCTGATATTGCCTGAAAATAAAAAAATCACTTGACTCAAAATCGCACAGTCCTGCCGTAAAGGAAAGAACGATCAGGAGGGAGAACCTCCGGCAAGCCATTGATCTAAAAAGGAATATCGTGTCACTGGAGTGACATGAAACCGTAACGTGCAATAGTGATGAAATGAGAAAAATATCAAAACGCGAAAAGCCCGGCTAAAAAGCCAGGCTGATCAAAATGTTAATTTTCGACGAAAATTAGGCGGCGAGCGCCTTGACGCGGCTGGCAAGACGCGAAATCTTGCGCGACGCGGTATTGGCGTGAACAACGCCCTTGGAAGCAGCGCGGTGCAGTTCAGGCTGGGCAGCCTTCAATGCGGCTGCAGCCAGTGCCTGATCGCCAGAAGCGATGGCTTCTTCAACCTTGCGCACAAAGTTACGAACGCGCGTACGGCGGCTCTTGTTGATTGCGGTGCGGCGAGCGATCTTGCGGGTCGCCTTCTTCGCCGATGTAGTATTGGCCATGGATGCCTCTCTCGAATACGAACCAAAACTCCACCTTCGCCGCCAAGTCGTTGCGACCTGCAATACCAGCAATTCGGGAGCAATCGTGGAAAGCGATAAGCTTTCCTAACTGTGGCCGGGCATATAGCGGGAAAGAACGGCGTCGTCAACGCGCTTTCTCAACCTTTGTGCCGGCAGGCGCCCTTCGAACCGCCACATCATTTTCGCCAGAGGCCCGAAGGCGCTTCATCTCTGACACTGAGGGCAATGGAAGGTAGACCGCCCCGCCTGGGTCATGCGCTCGACCGTCCCTGTGCAGCCAGGGGTGCGGCAGGCTTCGCCTTCGCGGTCATAGACATTGAAACTGTGCTGGAAATAGCCAAGCGAGCCATCGGCCTGGATATGATCGCGCAGCGAGGAGCCGCCGGCCTCGATCGCCTCGGCGATGACCGTGCGAATGGCCTGCGTCAGGTCTTCCAGTGCCGCCACGGGCTTTCCTTGCGCAGTGACCAGCGCGCGTGCCGGTGTTTCCGGCGACAAATGCGCCCGCCACAAGGCTTCGCAGACATAGATATTGCCAAGACCGGCAATCACCTTCTGATCGAGAAGGGCGGTTTTCAAAGGCTGCGCCTTGCCCTTGAATCGCAAGGCCAGATAGTCGGCATCGAGCGCATTGCCGACCGGCTCCGGCCCCAGCCCGGCAAAGGCGGCATGACGATCCATGTGACGGCGCTCGACCATATCCATGAAGCCGAAGCGGCGTGGGTCATTATAGATCACCCTCAATGGGTCGCCCTCCGGCCCG
The nucleotide sequence above comes from Agrobacterium vitis. Encoded proteins:
- a CDS encoding DMT family transporter — translated: MQKQMGAQEWAMLLVLSVLWGGSFLFIGILVKVWPPLTIVTARVALAAMALWIIVHLSGQSVPRSGKVWLAFLGMGLLNNVIPFTLIVWGQTHIPVGLAAIFNATTPLFGVIIAHFLTADEKLTANRLAGVLIGVAGVAVMIGPAVLGHLGADLWGELAVMLAAVSYAFAGLFGRRFKAMGLAPLLPAAGQVTAATMVLLPITLIVDAPWTLPVPGLDSIAALLGLALLSTAVGYVLFFRILSTAGATNLMLVTILIPPSAILLGALVLGDQVAPRHLVGMVLIALGLAAIDGRLWRRLRRRAVA
- the mutM gene encoding bifunctional DNA-formamidopyrimidine glycosylase/DNA-(apurinic or apyrimidinic site) lyase, with protein sequence MPELPEVETVKRGLAPSMEGRRLTRLELRRPDLRFPLPVDFAARTQGRLIVSLSRRAKYLLIDLDDGVSVVSHLGMSGSYRIEAANETGLPGQFHMARSRDEKHDHVIFHLSGPEGDPLRVIYNDPRRFGFMDMVERRHMDRHAAFAGLGPEPVGNALDADYLALRFKGKAQPLKTALLDQKVIAGLGNIYVCEALWRAHLSPETPARALVTAQGKPVAALEDLTQAIRTVIAEAIEAGGSSLRDHIQADGSLGYFQHSFNVYDREGEACRTPGCTGTVERMTQAGRSTFHCPQCQR
- the hemW gene encoding radical SAM family heme chaperone HemW yields the protein MAEPTSLLLPDTGEPGFGIYIHWPFCAAKCPYCDFNSHVRHQKVDQPRFTAAFLKEMETMRAMSGPKTVTSIFLGGGTPSLMDPATVGAILDGIARYWTVPRGIEITMEANPTSVEAERFRGYRSAGVNRVSLGVQALNDADLKFLGRMHSVEDALKAVRLAREIFPRMSFDLIYARPNQTIADWDAELKLAISYAVDHLSLYQLTIEEGTPFFGLHKAGKIITPDEEHAAQLYEATQEITEREGLPAYEVSNHARPGAESRHNLTYWRYGDYAGIGPGAHGRLTQGHEKLATATEKHPETWLSAVEQNGHGMVIQDALGSEEQSDELLLMGLRLREGVDLARWQQLSGRDPDPVREQFLLEHGFIERLGNSRLRCTPKGMLVLDAVVADLAC
- the rpsT gene encoding 30S ribosomal protein S20, translating into MANTTSAKKATRKIARRTAINKSRRTRVRNFVRKVEEAIASGDQALAAAALKAAQPELHRAASKGVVHANTASRKISRLASRVKALAA
- the dnaA gene encoding chromosomal replication initiator protein DnaA, which produces MQMKMVTASAAASGDEARTIDQAVSPDATGGPNAVVDDTVAGDEVRYDALFERFSARLRAQVGPDVFASWFGRLKLHSSSKSVIRLSVPTTFLKSWINNRYLDLITSIFQAEDASILKIEILVRSASRNSRAPVVEDRAVEPSLSSSQKRQAPQSIGQMAPAIANAAAPQRAPVQGPLFGSPLDSRYTFDGFVEGASNRVAVAAAKTIAEAGAGAVRFNPLFIHSSVGLGKTHLLQAIANAAIHSPRAPRVVYLTAEYFMWRFATAIRDNDALTLKDSLRNIDLLIIDDMQFLQGKTIQHEFCHLLNMLLDSAKQVVVAADRAPWELESLDQRVRSRLQGGVAIEMEAPDYDMRLDMLKTRLALAKKEDPSLEIPAEIIAHVARNVASSGRDLEGAFNQLLFRRSFEANMTIERVDELLAHLVGAAEQKRVRIEDIQRVVARHYNVSRQELVSNRRTRVIVKPRQIAMYLSKTLTPRSFPEIGRRFGGRDHTTVLHAVRKIEELISGDQKLSQEIELLRRLINE
- a CDS encoding class I SAM-dependent methyltransferase produces the protein MPVDDAFALHDMAVFYDSFNIHGEDGDFYDAYPKTPCRILDIGCGTGSVTLRLARRGHQVTGIDPAPGMLALAKAKDKEGLVRWIAANAFDLNLDREQFDLIIMTGHVFQVFLDDEETLLALTNARRHLSPGGQMIIESRNPLLRAWEGWTEATTRNTAQVPGIGSVEVFYQVDRTEGEHVTFDATFTLLETGEQRISRSCLRFPGSGKIEQLFKAAGFKSIDMLGWWDGRRFEPTSPEIIAIASV
- the rdgB gene encoding RdgB/HAM1 family non-canonical purine NTP pyrophosphatase → MRKLDTRTIVVASHNAGKIAEIADLIGPFGFAAKSAKELGFIEPDETGTTFEENAAIKALASAKASGLPALSDDSGLVIDALDGAPGVYTANWAEREDGSRDFAMAMEKVEHALQEKGAATLESRTARFVSVLCLGWPDGHTEFFRGEVEGVVAWPPRGTSGFGYDPIFQPEGFSTTFGEMTSEEKHGWKPGDAQALSHRARAFKLFVETCLNA